In Jejubacter calystegiae, the following are encoded in one genomic region:
- a CDS encoding LysR family transcriptional regulator: MNNVIDIKALKAIHILTTCGSVTKTAELLNVSPGTISYILNKARKKTGSALFFRTRNGMAPDNIAKELSQYYQSITNKMKQIPLENRSLTISTYSLIELLISAKLNVSGKLPATMKFSAPDFSEEIRLARLRNKEIDLDIGTRLPNDHSIIQIEFMSCDTCIVASKSHPTIKTNFTMSDWESNQHIIWSRSMGLTCNDFQHANRFNELINKRNVAIISSNALNMIALCAYSNYIMLMPTLIIQYFENRLPIRIFTAPPELKMRFDCYLHYHHSLANNARLSSILNEIQNTIQSKSTATGL, encoded by the coding sequence ATGAACAATGTAATTGATATCAAGGCTCTGAAGGCAATCCATATCCTTACTACCTGTGGAAGCGTCACTAAGACAGCCGAGCTACTTAATGTCTCACCGGGAACGATAAGCTATATACTAAATAAAGCCAGAAAAAAGACCGGTTCAGCCCTTTTCTTTCGTACCCGGAACGGGATGGCTCCGGACAACATTGCCAAAGAGCTAAGTCAGTATTATCAATCGATAACAAACAAGATGAAGCAAATCCCTCTCGAAAACCGTAGTCTTACGATAAGCACTTACTCCCTTATTGAATTGCTAATTTCAGCAAAACTGAATGTTTCAGGAAAACTTCCTGCCACGATGAAATTTTCCGCCCCCGATTTCAGCGAAGAAATCAGGCTGGCCCGTTTGCGTAATAAAGAGATTGACTTAGATATTGGTACACGACTGCCTAACGATCATAGCATTATTCAAATTGAATTTATGTCATGCGACACCTGCATCGTGGCAAGTAAAAGCCACCCAACCATTAAGACAAATTTTACGATGAGTGACTGGGAGAGTAATCAGCATATTATCTGGTCCCGCAGTATGGGTCTAACCTGTAATGATTTCCAACACGCTAATCGCTTCAACGAACTCATTAACAAAAGAAATGTTGCCATTATATCCAGTAACGCGCTTAATATGATTGCTTTATGCGCTTACAGCAATTATATCATGTTAATGCCTACGTTAATTATTCAATATTTTGAAAACAGGCTCCCCATTCGCATATTCACTGCTCCCCCCGAACTCAAGATGCGCTTTGATTGCTACCTGCATTATCATCATTCTCTGGCAAACAACGCCAGGCTATCGAGTATCCTGAACGAGATACAAAACACCATACAGTCAAAGTCAACCGCCACTGGTCTATGA
- a CDS encoding HlyD family type I secretion periplasmic adaptor subunit — protein sequence MKRKEVLSPEDAAFMNDVRESLLAQKTPKSKLVLQLIGALFVIGLVWAHFARVEEITQGDAKVISKSREQVIQSLEGGILADMEVSEGQTVDKGQVLLKLDPTRSDSNYRETLSKVIGLQAAVDRLTAEAYNRPLTFRPSVTDKNVIKQETDAYNSRKRDLEQSVTALEHSYQLTMKEIDLAAPLVRQGLMSEVELLRTRRQATDLKSQIVEKESKFRADANSQLANLQLELSQAQEMLVGRKDVLTRTTIRAPVRGTIKDIRFNTRGGVIQPGEHIMTIVPLEDQLLVEAKVKPSDVAFLHPGLPAMVKITAYDFSIYGGLKGVVQQISPGTLKDEEQQARGRPDDTYYQVMVLTDSSSLHVKDKVLPIIPGMIARVEIKTGEKTILDYLLKPLYKAREAFRER from the coding sequence ATGAAAAGGAAAGAGGTGCTTTCACCGGAAGATGCCGCGTTCATGAATGACGTTCGGGAGTCGCTTTTGGCTCAAAAAACACCAAAATCGAAATTAGTTTTGCAGCTTATCGGCGCCCTTTTCGTGATTGGCCTGGTTTGGGCGCACTTTGCCCGGGTCGAGGAGATAACCCAGGGTGACGCGAAGGTGATTTCAAAAAGCCGGGAACAGGTTATTCAGAGCCTGGAAGGCGGGATCCTTGCAGATATGGAGGTCAGTGAAGGCCAGACGGTGGATAAAGGGCAGGTATTGTTGAAGCTTGACCCGACTCGTTCGGATTCAAACTATAGAGAGACCCTGTCTAAGGTGATAGGTCTACAGGCCGCCGTGGATCGTCTGACGGCTGAAGCCTATAACCGACCGCTGACGTTCAGACCCTCGGTTACGGATAAAAACGTGATCAAACAGGAAACGGACGCTTACAACAGCCGCAAACGCGATCTGGAGCAGAGCGTGACGGCGCTGGAACACAGCTATCAGTTAACCATGAAAGAAATTGACCTGGCTGCACCTTTGGTCAGGCAGGGGCTGATGTCGGAAGTGGAACTGTTACGCACTCGTAGACAGGCAACCGATCTGAAATCGCAGATTGTTGAAAAGGAAAGTAAATTCAGAGCCGATGCGAACAGCCAGTTGGCTAATCTTCAACTTGAACTTTCCCAGGCGCAGGAGATGCTGGTCGGCAGAAAAGATGTACTGACACGCACCACCATCAGAGCTCCGGTCCGGGGTACGATTAAGGATATCCGCTTTAATACCCGCGGTGGCGTTATTCAGCCCGGGGAGCACATCATGACGATTGTTCCTCTGGAGGATCAACTGCTGGTTGAAGCAAAAGTCAAACCTTCCGACGTAGCCTTTTTGCATCCAGGGCTCCCCGCTATGGTCAAAATAACAGCATACGATTTCAGTATCTACGGCGGGCTTAAAGGCGTGGTTCAGCAAATCAGCCCCGGCACTCTGAAAGATGAAGAGCAGCAGGCGCGCGGCCGCCCTGATGATACCTATTATCAGGTAATGGTATTGACCGATTCAAGCAGCCTGCATGTTAAGGACAAGGTTTTACCGATTATTCCAGGGATGATAGCCAGGGTTGAAATAAAAACCGGCGAGAAAACCATTCTTGATTACCTCCTTAAGCCGCTTTATAAGGCGCGCGAAGCGTTCAGAGAACGATAA
- a CDS encoding TolC family protein codes for MGKLAGKEICAIAMLISSVLLQATAQASFLLKKPDGNNHRQTMPVAAEETTANQVTPTEKGDFTYSLNGLRPIPEDTISLELASENNEASSRVIKRYLSSMVEAAKNYTPQIREAQSSYEAAKADIDQARGQRLPQIDVGLQSNPVQFGSGERVDREDMTNGVSMSMTTPVFDWGYNSKNIRSKEYTAKAASAYYDATQEDIAYQVCAQLAELAKERIITQLSQAYVERMQRLVNMISDISKVDAGRVSELTQAQARLLQAEASRDAAMSKVQDAEIALRKLTGLVNYSGLPPQFAWDLRINDAGKLMKVLDSHPSIIQARNEALSAIEQAKTVKAQNLPKVNWVVKKTVPINHGAYEESWQTYLNLSWGIFRGGSASAQERAAALRAEEARQKIDERRIDLSSKVRSSIHNSQTYLSQSEQYHRLVNATDRVRRDFFEQWRQLNTRTLLDVLTAESDYYNNQVNEVTTRFEAYSAMFTGYANAGVLEQWLAQ; via the coding sequence ATGGGAAAACTGGCTGGGAAAGAGATTTGTGCCATTGCGATGTTGATCTCTTCGGTATTATTGCAGGCAACGGCTCAGGCGAGCTTTCTATTAAAAAAACCGGATGGGAATAATCACCGGCAGACGATGCCGGTGGCAGCAGAAGAAACGACGGCAAACCAGGTAACGCCGACGGAAAAAGGCGATTTTACCTATTCGCTTAATGGGTTAAGACCCATCCCTGAAGATACGATTTCCCTGGAGCTGGCTTCAGAGAATAATGAAGCCTCAAGCCGGGTGATTAAACGCTATCTTTCCTCAATGGTGGAGGCGGCGAAAAACTATACCCCACAGATTCGTGAGGCCCAAAGCAGCTATGAAGCCGCCAAAGCTGATATCGATCAGGCAAGGGGGCAGCGTCTGCCCCAGATTGATGTGGGGCTTCAGTCTAATCCGGTGCAGTTTGGCTCCGGTGAGCGCGTCGATCGAGAAGATATGACCAACGGTGTGAGCATGAGTATGACGACACCGGTTTTTGACTGGGGATACAATAGTAAAAATATCCGCAGTAAAGAGTACACGGCAAAGGCCGCCTCGGCCTATTACGATGCGACTCAGGAAGATATCGCCTACCAGGTATGCGCGCAGCTGGCTGAACTGGCGAAGGAAAGAATCATCACGCAGCTTAGTCAGGCCTATGTGGAGCGTATGCAGCGCCTGGTGAATATGATTAGCGATATCAGTAAAGTCGATGCCGGTCGCGTGAGTGAGTTGACCCAGGCGCAGGCCCGGCTTTTGCAGGCGGAAGCCTCAAGGGATGCCGCGATGTCGAAAGTGCAGGACGCTGAAATCGCACTGCGTAAACTGACCGGCCTGGTTAATTATAGCGGACTGCCGCCGCAGTTTGCCTGGGATCTCCGCATCAATGATGCCGGAAAGCTGATGAAAGTGCTCGACAGCCATCCTTCAATTATTCAGGCGAGAAACGAAGCGCTTTCTGCCATTGAGCAGGCCAAAACTGTGAAGGCTCAAAATCTTCCGAAGGTGAACTGGGTGGTGAAAAAAACGGTACCGATTAACCACGGAGCCTATGAAGAGTCCTGGCAAACTTATCTTAATTTGAGTTGGGGAATCTTCCGTGGAGGATCGGCCAGCGCTCAGGAAAGAGCGGCTGCCTTGCGTGCCGAGGAGGCCCGGCAGAAAATTGATGAGCGAAGAATCGATCTCAGTAGCAAGGTTCGTTCATCTATCCATAACTCACAGACGTATCTTTCACAGTCGGAACAGTACCATCGTTTGGTCAATGCCACGGATCGGGTCCGGCGGGATTTCTTTGAGCAGTGGCGTCAGCTAAATACCCGAACCCTGCTTGATGTACTGACGGCAGAAAGTGACTACTACAATAACCAGGTTAATGAAGTGACGACGCGTTTTGAGGCATATAGCGCAATGTTTACGGGTTATGCCAATGCTGGCGTACTGGAACAGTGGCTGGCTCAATAA
- a CDS encoding alpha/beta fold hydrolase has translation MLAAQSQAAVTYGENLEGFDYPWPLHHFDFQSQQQELRMGYMDVKPEKPNGRVAVLMHGKNFCGATWEGTIKALTDAGFRVIAPDQIGFCTSSKPDYYQYSFQQLADNTHHLLEKLGVKKAIVIGHSTGGMLATRYALMYPQQTEKLVMVNPIGLEDWKAKGAPYRTVDQWYERELKTSAEGIKAYEQKTYYMGNWKPEYDKWVDMLAGLNAGPGHKKVAWNSALIYDMIFTQPVWYEFKDLKVPTTLFIGTGDTTAIGSDIASPEVKKQLGNYQVLGKQVAKMIPNARLVEFQGMGHAPQMEDPQMFHQRLLDDLGSKP, from the coding sequence ATGCTGGCGGCGCAAAGCCAGGCCGCCGTCACCTATGGCGAAAATCTGGAAGGGTTCGACTATCCCTGGCCTTTACATCACTTTGACTTTCAGTCCCAGCAGCAGGAGCTGCGTATGGGCTACATGGACGTCAAACCTGAAAAGCCCAATGGCCGGGTTGCCGTGCTGATGCACGGTAAAAACTTCTGCGGCGCCACCTGGGAAGGCACTATCAAAGCGCTGACCGACGCCGGTTTCCGGGTTATCGCGCCAGACCAGATTGGTTTTTGCACCTCCAGCAAACCGGACTATTACCAGTACAGCTTCCAGCAACTGGCAGATAACACTCATCACCTGCTGGAAAAACTGGGCGTGAAAAAGGCCATTGTTATCGGTCACTCTACCGGCGGAATGCTGGCTACCCGCTATGCGCTGATGTACCCGCAGCAGACCGAAAAACTGGTGATGGTCAACCCTATCGGGCTGGAGGACTGGAAGGCAAAAGGGGCGCCTTACCGCACCGTGGATCAGTGGTATGAGCGCGAACTGAAAACCAGTGCGGAAGGTATCAAAGCCTATGAGCAGAAGACCTACTATATGGGGAACTGGAAGCCGGAATATGACAAGTGGGTCGATATGCTGGCCGGGCTGAACGCCGGGCCGGGGCATAAAAAGGTCGCCTGGAATTCGGCGCTTATCTACGACATGATCTTCACCCAGCCGGTCTGGTATGAATTTAAAGACCTGAAAGTACCCACCACGCTGTTTATTGGCACCGGTGACACCACCGCCATTGGCAGCGATATTGCGTCGCCGGAAGTGAAAAAGCAGCTCGGCAACTACCAGGTACTGGGGAAACAGGTGGCGAAGATGATCCCCAATGCCCGACTGGTAGAATTCCAGGGTATGGGCCATGCGCCGCAAATGGAAGATCCGCAAATGTTCCACCAGCGACTGCTTGACGATTTGGGTAGCAAGCCGTAA
- a CDS encoding NAD(P)H-dependent flavin oxidoreductase — MATFSLATHPLIQAPMAGVSTPELAAAVSNAGALGSIGLGAATPQKAREMIQATQALTDRPFNVNLFCHAAARRDAGREQRWINALTPEFSRFNALPPGELREIYQSFIDNTEMLAVLLEAPPAVVSFHFGLPDQRALKALRQAGVHTFASATSVEEAVQIAEAGIDTVIAQGAEAGGHRGMFDPDAPDALTDTLSLVKAIRQRCQLPIVAAGGMMDGADIARALAAGACAAQLGTAFVPCPESSADVHYREALSSERAQYTALTRTISGRPARGIINRLHIDAPANDVADYPVAYDIGKALHQAASAKGCHDYAAHWAGTGAPRSRAMPAAQLVETLIREKDRYQ; from the coding sequence ATGGCAACATTTTCACTTGCAACACATCCGCTGATTCAGGCACCGATGGCGGGAGTCTCTACACCAGAGCTGGCGGCAGCGGTGAGCAATGCCGGGGCGCTGGGCTCCATTGGTCTGGGCGCCGCTACGCCTCAAAAAGCCAGAGAGATGATTCAGGCGACCCAGGCGCTGACCGACAGACCCTTTAACGTCAATCTGTTCTGCCATGCTGCCGCCCGCCGCGACGCCGGGCGCGAACAGCGCTGGATTAACGCCCTGACCCCGGAATTTAGCCGCTTCAACGCCCTTCCCCCCGGCGAATTACGCGAAATCTACCAGAGCTTTATCGATAATACGGAAATGCTGGCCGTGCTGCTGGAAGCGCCTCCCGCCGTGGTGAGCTTCCACTTTGGACTGCCGGACCAGCGTGCCCTTAAGGCACTGCGCCAGGCCGGTGTCCACACCTTTGCCAGCGCCACCAGCGTGGAAGAAGCCGTACAAATCGCCGAAGCGGGTATCGACACCGTTATCGCTCAGGGCGCCGAGGCAGGTGGCCACCGCGGGATGTTTGACCCCGACGCGCCCGACGCTCTGACCGATACCCTGTCGCTGGTGAAAGCCATTCGCCAGCGCTGCCAATTACCGATTGTCGCCGCCGGTGGCATGATGGACGGCGCCGACATCGCCCGGGCGCTGGCAGCAGGCGCCTGCGCGGCTCAGCTCGGCACCGCTTTTGTCCCCTGCCCGGAATCCTCTGCCGATGTCCACTACCGGGAAGCGCTCAGCAGTGAACGGGCGCAGTATACTGCCCTCACACGCACCATCTCCGGGCGCCCGGCTCGCGGCATTATCAACCGGCTGCATATCGATGCGCCTGCCAATGATGTGGCCGACTACCCGGTGGCTTACGATATCGGCAAAGCGCTGCATCAGGCCGCCAGCGCCAAAGGATGCCACGACTACGCCGCCCACTGGGCCGGAACCGGTGCTCCGCGCTCGCGCGCCATGCCTGCGGCGCAGTTGGTGGAAACACTCATACGGGAAAAGGACCGCTATCAATGA
- a CDS encoding carbonic anhydrase, whose product MTTLKPLLARNRSWALQCRQRDPNYFEKYVHQQQPHSLWIGCSDSRVPAEVLTGSHPGELFVHRNIANMVDSSDDNFMSVLQYALYNLKVERVVLCGHYGCGGVQAALALPELPLANEDSALSRRIASLRGALGDDIDQFHRSEDEEAERHKRLVEANVLIQFARLAACEPVREVWRSGRALGLYGCVYELGSGHLKDLIEQTAEESSP is encoded by the coding sequence TTGACGACGTTAAAACCCCTGTTAGCCAGAAACCGTAGTTGGGCGCTTCAGTGCCGTCAACGGGACCCAAACTATTTTGAGAAATATGTGCATCAGCAGCAGCCGCATTCACTGTGGATTGGTTGTTCCGACAGCCGGGTACCGGCAGAGGTTCTGACCGGCTCTCATCCCGGCGAGCTGTTTGTCCATCGCAATATCGCCAATATGGTCGATAGTTCGGACGATAATTTTATGAGCGTACTGCAGTACGCGTTGTACAACCTGAAAGTGGAGCGGGTGGTGCTGTGCGGCCACTACGGCTGTGGCGGCGTTCAGGCGGCGCTGGCCCTTCCCGAACTGCCGCTGGCGAATGAAGATTCGGCGCTGTCCCGCCGTATCGCCAGCCTGCGCGGCGCTCTGGGTGACGATATCGATCAGTTTCATCGCTCGGAAGATGAAGAGGCCGAGCGCCATAAACGGCTGGTGGAGGCAAATGTCCTTATCCAGTTTGCCCGACTGGCGGCCTGCGAACCGGTGCGTGAGGTCTGGCGCAGCGGTCGGGCGCTGGGGCTGTACGGCTGCGTCTACGAGCTGGGCAGCGGCCACCTGAAAGACCTGATAGAACAAACCGCAGAGGAGTCGTCCCCATGA
- a CDS encoding SulP family inorganic anion transporter → MSTLRQDIPAGLVVFLVALPLCLGIAQASGLPPFVGLLTGVIGGLVVTAMSPSRFAVSGPAAGLVTIVVASLETLGSFSAFLLALVLAGVIQFALGVARAGRFISLVPGSVIKGMLAAIGILLIIQQIPVALRASGEHGWRELLTGSFAFSLPAILVGGSGLLILWLWSTPFIRRAKSVNWIPGPLIAVLVGVVTTLVTQRVAPEWFAALPRISLPEFASLGGVIGELEGPDWAAWQNPSVYVVALTLALVASLETLLSQEALNKLRPQHPSPSPNKELRAQGVGNLLSGLLGAMPITAVIVRSSVNVSSGAQSKLSILIHGGLLLICGLWFSGLLSLIPLASLAAVLLHTGYKLASPRLFVDHARMGAQQFVPFITTIVGIILFGMLAGIGLGLATQILYSIYKSHRNALQLTRYDDHYVLRFQQNLTFMHNPRLQNLLAEIPENSVVIVEHDNASWMDPDVKAVLADFGENARQRGISLNQWPVALS, encoded by the coding sequence TTGAGTACGCTGCGTCAGGATATTCCCGCCGGGCTGGTCGTCTTTCTGGTCGCGCTGCCGCTCTGTCTGGGCATCGCGCAGGCCAGCGGCCTGCCCCCCTTCGTCGGCCTGCTGACCGGGGTGATCGGCGGTCTGGTGGTGACGGCTATGAGTCCGTCGCGCTTCGCGGTCAGTGGACCGGCCGCCGGGCTGGTCACCATTGTGGTCGCTTCGCTGGAGACTCTGGGATCATTTTCCGCCTTCCTGCTGGCGCTGGTGCTGGCCGGGGTGATTCAGTTTGCGTTGGGTGTGGCTCGTGCCGGGCGCTTTATTTCGCTGGTGCCGGGAAGCGTGATTAAAGGAATGCTGGCGGCGATAGGCATTCTGTTGATTATTCAGCAGATCCCCGTGGCGCTACGGGCTTCGGGCGAACACGGCTGGCGAGAGCTGCTGACCGGCAGCTTCGCCTTTTCGCTGCCTGCCATTCTGGTGGGCGGAAGCGGGCTGCTGATCCTCTGGCTGTGGTCCACGCCGTTTATCCGCCGCGCGAAGTCGGTTAACTGGATCCCGGGGCCGTTGATCGCGGTGCTGGTAGGGGTGGTGACGACGCTGGTGACCCAGCGCGTGGCGCCGGAGTGGTTTGCCGCGCTGCCGCGTATCTCACTGCCTGAATTCGCCAGCCTGGGCGGGGTGATCGGCGAACTGGAAGGCCCGGACTGGGCGGCCTGGCAGAATCCATCGGTCTATGTGGTGGCACTGACCCTGGCGCTGGTGGCGAGCCTGGAAACACTGCTCAGCCAGGAGGCGCTGAATAAGCTGCGTCCCCAGCATCCGTCGCCGTCGCCCAATAAAGAGCTACGCGCTCAGGGGGTGGGTAATCTGCTGTCCGGCCTGTTGGGCGCCATGCCGATTACCGCGGTCATTGTCCGCAGTTCGGTAAACGTCAGTTCCGGGGCGCAGTCGAAGCTTTCTATTCTGATACATGGCGGGCTGCTGTTGATCTGCGGTCTTTGGTTCAGCGGTCTGCTTTCCCTGATCCCGCTGGCGAGTCTGGCGGCGGTGCTGCTGCATACCGGCTATAAGCTGGCGTCGCCGCGGCTGTTTGTCGACCATGCCCGCATGGGCGCCCAGCAGTTTGTTCCCTTTATCACCACCATTGTCGGCATCATTCTGTTTGGCATGCTGGCGGGGATCGGGCTGGGGCTGGCGACGCAGATTCTCTACAGCATCTATAAGAGCCATCGTAACGCGCTGCAGCTTACCCGCTACGATGACCACTATGTGCTGCGCTTTCAGCAGAACCTGACCTTCATGCACAACCCGCGCCTGCAGAATCTGCTGGCGGAGATTCCGGAAAACAGCGTGGTGATCGTCGAACACGATAATGCCAGCTGGATGGATCCCGACGTAAAGGCGGTTCTGGCCGACTTTGGCGAGAACGCCCGCCAGCGCGGCATCAGTCTGAATCAGTGGCCGGTGGCGCTCTCCTGA
- a CDS encoding SDR family NAD(P)-dependent oxidoreductase, giving the protein MYIDLSGKRALVTASTGGISLAIAHGLAESGAEVIINGRSDDSVNHGLETLRSALPAANLRGVAANLDSAQGVETLLKQVAGVDILVNNAGIYGPQPFDEVDDATWDRFWQTNVMSGVRLSRALLPAMMTKGWGRVVFISSESARNIPADMIHYGVSKTAQLALSRGLAKYAAGSGVTVNSVLPGPTMSDGFEAMMQEEMAKTGKSLEELAKAFVMAERPASVIQRAATVEEVANMVVYVCSPQASATSGAALRVDGGVVDDIV; this is encoded by the coding sequence ATGTATATCGACCTTTCCGGAAAGCGCGCCCTGGTCACCGCCTCTACTGGCGGAATAAGCCTGGCGATTGCGCACGGGCTGGCGGAAAGCGGCGCCGAAGTGATCATTAACGGACGCAGCGATGACTCGGTGAACCACGGTCTGGAGACGCTGCGCTCGGCGCTTCCGGCCGCGAATCTACGCGGCGTGGCGGCGAATCTGGACAGCGCACAGGGCGTTGAAACCCTGCTGAAACAGGTCGCCGGAGTAGACATTCTGGTGAATAACGCCGGTATCTACGGCCCGCAACCCTTTGATGAGGTCGATGACGCCACCTGGGATCGCTTCTGGCAGACCAACGTGATGTCCGGCGTGCGCCTTTCCCGAGCCCTGCTCCCGGCCATGATGACCAAAGGCTGGGGCCGGGTGGTGTTTATCTCCTCCGAATCGGCCCGCAATATCCCCGCCGATATGATCCACTATGGCGTTAGTAAAACGGCGCAACTGGCGCTGTCCCGCGGGCTGGCGAAATATGCCGCGGGCAGCGGCGTCACGGTCAACAGCGTACTGCCCGGGCCAACGATGTCGGATGGATTCGAAGCAATGATGCAGGAAGAGATGGCCAAAACCGGTAAGTCGCTGGAAGAACTGGCAAAGGCGTTCGTAATGGCCGAGCGGCCCGCCTCAGTGATTCAGCGGGCCGCCACGGTAGAGGAAGTGGCGAATATGGTGGTATACGTCTGCTCACCCCAGGCCTCCGCCACCTCGGGCGCCGCCCTGCGGGTGGACGGCGGCGTGGTGGACGATATCGTCTGA
- a CDS encoding rhodanese-like domain-containing protein gives MSIVSEYQAESLQEVAQYFRKKLQFETDCADVHSAFANGDIDFTLIHAVGSEEAFRQKHIPGAMHFPHRLMTEKNLADWDRDALYVVYCAGPHCNGADRAAMKMADLGFRVKVMPGGLTGWADEGFAFAGE, from the coding sequence ATGAGTATTGTTTCTGAATATCAGGCAGAGAGTCTCCAGGAAGTCGCACAATACTTTAGAAAGAAACTGCAATTTGAAACCGACTGCGCCGATGTTCATAGCGCATTCGCCAATGGCGATATCGACTTTACCCTGATTCACGCCGTCGGCAGTGAAGAAGCCTTTCGTCAAAAGCATATTCCTGGCGCCATGCACTTCCCACATCGATTAATGACCGAAAAGAATCTGGCCGACTGGGACAGAGACGCACTCTATGTGGTTTATTGCGCAGGCCCCCACTGTAATGGCGCCGACAGGGCGGCGATGAAAATGGCGGATCTCGGTTTTCGGGTTAAAGTGATGCCTGGCGGCCTGACCGGCTGGGCGGACGAGGGATTCGCATTCGCGGGGGAATAA